A genomic window from Streptomyces sp. WMMC940 includes:
- a CDS encoding aminotransferase class V-fold PLP-dependent enzyme, with translation MDTLGGAEFAPTSTYLNTSSCGLWPRRSVEAVGRLAQEIADGRPEGSGSTGVVEAARASFARLTGVSADRVALGGSVAVHVGLIAASLPAGAEVLVPEGEFSSMVTPFTTRDLKVRYAPLDSLAEAVGPGTTLVALSAVQSADGRIADLPAVRAAAAAHGARVLLDASQAAGWLPLDAGRYDYTVTGGFKYLMCPRGASFLTVTEEAQESLVPVHAGLFAAEDPEGSTYGPVEEFARSARRYDEPPSYLAYHAAARSLPLLEEIGIATVHAHNTALAARFREGLREFGHEPVPGDSGIVAVPGLGERRPLLARAGIVVSARAGNLRASFHLYNSAADVDRALDVLSG, from the coding sequence ATGGACACCCTGGGAGGCGCCGAGTTCGCGCCCACGTCGACGTATCTGAACACCTCCAGCTGCGGTCTGTGGCCGAGGCGCTCGGTGGAGGCCGTCGGAAGGCTCGCTCAGGAGATCGCCGACGGCCGCCCGGAGGGCTCGGGCAGCACCGGGGTCGTCGAGGCGGCCCGGGCCTCCTTCGCGCGACTGACGGGCGTGTCCGCGGACCGCGTGGCGCTGGGCGGCTCCGTCGCCGTCCATGTGGGGCTGATCGCGGCCTCCCTTCCCGCCGGAGCCGAAGTCCTCGTCCCCGAGGGGGAGTTCAGCTCCATGGTCACCCCGTTCACCACCCGGGACCTGAAGGTGCGGTACGCCCCGCTCGACTCGCTCGCCGAGGCGGTGGGGCCCGGCACCACGCTGGTGGCCCTCTCCGCGGTGCAGTCCGCCGATGGCCGGATCGCCGACCTGCCCGCGGTGCGGGCCGCGGCGGCCGCGCACGGGGCGCGCGTCCTGCTGGACGCCAGCCAGGCCGCCGGCTGGCTGCCGTTGGACGCCGGACGGTACGACTACACGGTCACGGGCGGCTTCAAGTACCTGATGTGCCCGCGCGGCGCCTCCTTCCTCACCGTCACCGAGGAGGCCCAGGAATCGCTCGTCCCGGTGCACGCGGGGCTGTTCGCGGCCGAGGATCCCGAGGGCAGCACGTACGGGCCCGTCGAGGAGTTCGCGCGTTCGGCCCGGCGCTACGACGAGCCGCCCTCGTACCTCGCCTACCACGCGGCCGCGCGGTCCCTGCCGCTGCTGGAGGAGATCGGCATCGCGACGGTCCACGCCCACAACACCGCGCTCGCGGCCCGGTTCCGGGAGGGCCTGAGGGAGTTCGGGCACGAGCCCGTACCCGGTGACTCGGGCATCGTCGCCGTGCCCGGACTCGGCGAGCGCCGGCCCCTGCTGGCCCGTGCCGGGATCGTCGTGTCGGCCCGCGCCGGCAATCTGCGGGCCTCCTTCCACCTCTACAACTCGGCGGCGGACGTCGACCGGGCGCTCGACGTGCTCTCGGGCTGA
- the thpD gene encoding ectoine hydroxylase, translated as MTTAITDLYPTRGATETAVPRRDPVVWSPPGAPGPISAADLQGFEHDGFLAMPELLTPAEVDVYRAELDRLVNDPLIRADERSIVEPKSQSVRSVFEVHRISEIFEALVRDERVVGRARQILGSDVYVHQSRINVKPGFGASGFYWHSDFETWHAEDGLPHMRTVSVSIALTENYDTNGGLMIMPGSHKTFLGCAGETPKDNYKKSLQMQDAGTPSDEALTAFADRHGIRLFTGRAGSATWFDCNAMHGSGDNITPYARSNVFIVFNSVENAAREPFAAPVPRPTFIGARDFTPVR; from the coding sequence ATGACCACCGCGATCACCGATCTCTACCCGACCCGCGGCGCCACGGAGACGGCCGTCCCCCGCCGGGACCCCGTCGTGTGGTCACCGCCCGGCGCGCCGGGCCCGATCTCCGCGGCCGATCTCCAGGGGTTCGAGCACGACGGCTTCCTCGCGATGCCGGAGCTGCTCACCCCGGCCGAGGTGGACGTCTACCGCGCCGAGCTGGACCGGCTGGTCAACGACCCGCTGATCCGCGCCGACGAGCGCTCGATCGTCGAGCCGAAGTCGCAGTCGGTCCGTTCGGTCTTCGAGGTCCACAGGATCAGCGAGATCTTCGAGGCCCTGGTCCGCGACGAGCGCGTCGTGGGCCGCGCCCGGCAGATCCTCGGCTCGGACGTCTACGTCCACCAGTCGCGGATCAACGTCAAGCCGGGCTTCGGGGCCTCGGGCTTCTACTGGCACTCGGACTTCGAGACCTGGCACGCCGAGGACGGGCTGCCGCACATGCGGACCGTGTCGGTGTCGATCGCCCTCACCGAGAACTACGACACCAACGGCGGGCTGATGATCATGCCCGGCTCGCACAAGACCTTCCTCGGCTGCGCCGGTGAGACGCCCAAGGACAACTACAAGAAGTCGCTGCAGATGCAGGACGCCGGCACCCCGTCGGACGAGGCGCTGACCGCGTTCGCCGACCGGCACGGCATCCGGCTGTTCACGGGCAGGGCCGGCTCGGCGACCTGGTTCGACTGCAACGCGATGCACGGTTCCGGGGACAACATCACCCCGTACGCGCGCAGCAACGTCTTCATCGTGTTCAACAGCGTGGAGAACGCCGCGCGGGAGCCGTTCGCGGCACCGGTGCCGCGCCCGACCTTCATCGGGGCGCGGGACTTCACACCGGTGAGGTGA
- a CDS encoding ectoine synthase: MIVRSLKDIENTDRHVKSKSGTWESKRIVLAKEKVGFSFHETVLYAGTETSMWYANHVEAVLCVEGEAELTNDETGEAHWIEPGTMYLLDGHERHTLRPKTDFRCVCVFNPAVTGREDHDENGVYPPPEPEACGDPQLTEEG; this comes from the coding sequence GTGATCGTCCGATCGCTCAAGGACATCGAGAACACCGACCGGCACGTCAAGTCGAAGTCCGGCACCTGGGAGAGCAAGCGCATCGTGCTCGCCAAGGAGAAGGTCGGCTTCTCCTTCCACGAGACCGTGCTGTACGCGGGTACGGAGACGTCGATGTGGTACGCGAACCACGTCGAGGCCGTGCTCTGCGTGGAGGGCGAGGCGGAGCTGACGAACGACGAGACCGGTGAGGCGCACTGGATCGAGCCCGGCACGATGTACCTGCTGGACGGCCACGAGCGCCACACGCTGCGTCCCAAGACGGACTTCCGCTGCGTCTGCGTCTTCAACCCGGCCGTCACCGGACGGGAGGACCACGACGAGAACGGCGTCTACCCTCCCCCAGAGCCCGAGGCCTGTGGGGACCCCCAGCTCACCGAGGAGGGCTGA
- the ectB gene encoding diaminobutyrate--2-oxoglutarate transaminase, giving the protein MTITPPALSVFETLESEVRSYCRGWPAVFDRAQGARLTDEDGHTYLDFFAGAGSLNYGHNNPVLKRALLDYLERDGITHGLDMATTAKRAFLETFQNVVLRPRDLPYKVMFPGPTGTNAVEAALKLARKVKGREAIVSFTNAFHGMSLGSLAVTGNAFKRAGAGVPLVHGTPMPFDNYLDGQVQDFLWFERLLEDQGSGLNKPAAVIVETVQGEGGINVAGAEWLRALADLCRRQDMLLIVDDIQMGCGRTGAFFSFEEAGITPDIVTLSKSISGYGLPMSLCLFNPELDVWEPGEHNGTFRGNNPAFVTAAAALGTYWADGQMEKQTIARGEQVEQALLGICDENSALGARYRGRGLVWGVEFTDKSRASAVCARAFELGLLLETSGPESEVVKLLPPLTVTPDELDEGLRTLARAVRETA; this is encoded by the coding sequence GTGACCATCACCCCGCCCGCCCTGAGTGTCTTCGAGACCCTGGAGTCGGAGGTGCGCAGCTACTGCCGCGGTTGGCCCGCCGTGTTCGACCGCGCGCAGGGCGCACGCCTCACCGACGAGGACGGCCACACCTACCTGGACTTCTTCGCCGGCGCAGGATCACTCAACTACGGCCACAACAACCCCGTGCTGAAACGCGCGCTGCTGGACTACCTGGAGCGCGACGGCATCACCCACGGCCTGGACATGGCGACGACCGCCAAGCGCGCTTTCCTGGAGACCTTCCAGAACGTCGTGCTGCGGCCGCGTGACCTGCCGTACAAGGTGATGTTCCCCGGCCCGACCGGAACCAACGCCGTCGAGGCGGCGCTGAAGCTGGCCCGGAAGGTGAAGGGCCGTGAGGCGATCGTCTCCTTCACCAACGCCTTCCACGGGATGTCGCTCGGCTCCCTGGCCGTGACCGGCAACGCCTTCAAGCGCGCCGGCGCCGGCGTCCCGCTGGTCCACGGCACCCCGATGCCGTTCGACAACTACCTGGACGGCCAGGTCCAGGACTTCCTCTGGTTCGAGCGGCTGCTCGAGGACCAGGGGTCGGGGCTGAACAAGCCCGCCGCGGTCATCGTCGAGACCGTGCAGGGCGAGGGCGGCATCAACGTCGCCGGCGCCGAGTGGCTGCGCGCGCTGGCCGATCTGTGCCGACGTCAGGACATGCTGCTCATCGTCGACGACATCCAGATGGGCTGCGGCCGCACCGGTGCCTTCTTCTCCTTCGAGGAGGCGGGCATCACCCCGGACATCGTCACCCTGTCGAAGTCCATCAGCGGCTACGGCCTGCCCATGTCGCTCTGCCTCTTCAACCCGGAGCTGGACGTCTGGGAGCCGGGCGAGCACAACGGCACGTTCCGCGGCAACAACCCGGCGTTCGTCACGGCGGCCGCCGCGCTCGGCACGTACTGGGCCGACGGGCAGATGGAGAAGCAGACCATCGCCCGCGGCGAGCAGGTCGAGCAGGCCCTCCTGGGCATCTGCGACGAGAACTCAGCCCTCGGCGCCCGGTACCGCGGCCGCGGTCTGGTCTGGGGTGTGGAGTTCACCGACAAGAGCCGTGCTTCGGCGGTCTGCGCCCGGGCGTTCGAGCTCGGTCTGCTGCTCGAGACCTCGGGGCCGGAGAGCGAGGTGGTGAAGCTGCTGCCGCCGCTCACCGTGACGCCCGACGAGCTGGACGAGGGCCTGCGCACACTGGCCCGTGCCGTCCGCGAGACCGCCTGA
- the ectA gene encoding diaminobutyrate acetyltransferase, with the protein MTTALSIDSPSVEDGAAIWRIARDSEVLDLNSSYSYLLWCRDFAATSVVARGPDGEPIAFVTGYVRPERPDVLVVWQVAVDGEHRGRGLAGTLLDALTHRVVPRGVRAVETTVTPDNTASDRLFTSYADRHGASLDREVLFDGGLFPDGGHEPEVLYRIGPIGD; encoded by the coding sequence ATGACCACCGCATTGAGCATCGACAGCCCGAGCGTGGAGGACGGAGCCGCCATCTGGCGTATCGCCCGCGACTCCGAGGTCCTGGACCTCAACTCCTCGTACAGCTATTTGCTGTGGTGCCGCGATTTCGCCGCGACCTCCGTGGTGGCCCGCGGCCCGGACGGTGAGCCGATCGCCTTCGTCACCGGCTACGTCCGGCCCGAGCGGCCGGACGTGCTGGTGGTCTGGCAGGTCGCCGTCGACGGGGAGCACCGCGGCCGGGGACTGGCCGGCACGCTCCTCGACGCGCTCACCCACCGGGTCGTCCCGCGCGGCGTCCGCGCGGTCGAGACGACCGTCACTCCGGACAACACCGCCTCGGACCGCCTCTTCACCTCGTACGCGGACCGGCACGGCGCGTCACTGGACCGCGAGGTCCTGTTCGACGGCGGGCTCTTCCCCGACGGGGGACACGAGCCCGAGGTGCTGTACCGCATCGGCCCCATCGGCGACTGA
- a CDS encoding amidohydrolase family protein codes for MSDHAVLHVKGRVLVGPDDVRDELWVVGGRVTYRRPAAGDVRTVRGWALPGLVDAHCHVGLDRHGAVDEATSEKQALTDRDAGTLLIRDAGSAADTRWIDDREDLPRIIRAGRHIARTRRYIRNYAHEIEPEDLVAYVAREARRGDGWVKLVGDWIDREVGDLTACWPRGAVEKAIAEAHRLGARVTAHCFAEDSLRDLVEAGIDCIEHATGLTEDLIPLFVERGVAIVPTLVNIATFPELAIGGESRFPRWSDHMRRLHERRYDTVRSAWDAGIPVYVGTDAGGSLPHGLVAAEVAELVKAGIPAVDALSATAWRARSWLGRPGLEEGAPADLVVYDGDPRADVRVLAAPRTVVMRGRVVG; via the coding sequence ATGAGCGATCACGCGGTGCTGCATGTCAAGGGGCGGGTGCTCGTCGGGCCGGACGACGTACGGGACGAGCTGTGGGTGGTCGGCGGCCGCGTCACGTACCGGCGCCCGGCCGCCGGGGACGTCCGTACCGTCCGGGGCTGGGCGCTCCCCGGCCTGGTCGACGCCCACTGCCACGTCGGGCTCGACCGGCACGGCGCGGTGGACGAGGCGACCAGCGAGAAGCAGGCGCTGACCGACCGCGACGCGGGCACCCTCCTGATCCGCGACGCCGGATCCGCCGCGGACACCCGCTGGATCGACGACCGCGAGGACCTCCCGAGGATCATCCGCGCGGGCCGGCACATCGCCCGCACCCGCCGCTACATCCGCAACTACGCCCACGAGATCGAGCCCGAGGACCTCGTCGCCTATGTGGCCCGGGAGGCCCGGCGCGGCGACGGCTGGGTCAAGCTCGTCGGCGACTGGATCGACCGTGAGGTCGGCGACCTCACCGCCTGCTGGCCGCGCGGCGCCGTCGAGAAGGCCATCGCCGAGGCGCACCGCCTCGGCGCCCGGGTCACCGCGCACTGCTTCGCCGAGGACTCGCTGCGCGACCTCGTCGAGGCGGGCATCGACTGCATCGAGCACGCCACGGGACTGACCGAGGACCTGATCCCGCTCTTCGTCGAGCGCGGCGTGGCCATCGTCCCGACGCTGGTCAACATCGCCACCTTCCCGGAGCTCGCGATCGGCGGCGAGAGCAGGTTCCCGCGCTGGTCGGACCATATGCGACGGCTCCACGAGCGCCGGTACGACACCGTCCGCTCGGCCTGGGACGCGGGTATCCCCGTCTACGTCGGCACCGACGCGGGCGGCAGCCTGCCGCACGGGCTCGTCGCCGCCGAGGTCGCCGAGCTGGTCAAGGCGGGCATCCCGGCGGTGGACGCGCTTTCCGCGACCGCCTGGCGCGCACGGAGCTGGCTCGGCCGGCCGGGCCTGGAGGAAGGCGCCCCGGCGGACCTGGTCGTCTACGACGGCGACCCGAGGGCGGACGTACGGGTGCTGGCGGCGCCCCGGACGGTGGTCATGCGGGGACGCGTCGTCGGTTGA
- a CDS encoding SCO1860 family LAETG-anchored protein, giving the protein MKSNTFRMPVRRSTAAVAAAALAVGPVALAAPARATGGGDGRASAVVLRTGLDVSLLDKSVQVPLKTSLNEVQAPASAEKTALAVQLEGVHQGRPFNVLRAEVASAKATADRDGAEGRVELAHAEVHVPGLPLLSLVEVGQVTAEAVCEVGRKPLARSDLLGSVTVLGKKTTLTTGGTTEVEVPGVGVVTLDLSRTGTTSRTAAATALELKVSVNPLKLNVAEVDGTLTLAEATCETPSGEPVDEPPATTAPDVRPQTGAEAERPPATDGLAATGGDASIPWFAVGSVVLLAVGGGAVVLARRRA; this is encoded by the coding sequence GTGAAGAGCAACACCTTCCGCATGCCCGTACGCCGCTCGACGGCCGCCGTGGCCGCCGCCGCGCTGGCCGTCGGACCCGTGGCGCTCGCCGCCCCGGCCAGGGCGACGGGCGGCGGAGACGGACGCGCGAGCGCGGTCGTCCTCCGGACCGGCCTGGACGTCTCGCTGCTCGACAAGAGCGTCCAGGTCCCGCTGAAGACGTCCCTCAACGAGGTCCAGGCGCCCGCGAGCGCCGAGAAGACCGCGCTGGCCGTCCAGCTCGAAGGCGTCCACCAGGGCAGGCCGTTCAATGTGCTGAGGGCCGAGGTGGCGAGTGCGAAGGCCACCGCGGACCGGGACGGCGCGGAGGGTCGTGTGGAACTCGCCCACGCCGAGGTGCACGTGCCGGGGCTGCCGCTGCTCTCCCTCGTCGAGGTCGGGCAGGTCACGGCCGAGGCGGTCTGCGAGGTGGGGAGGAAGCCGCTCGCCCGTTCCGATCTGCTCGGCTCCGTCACGGTCCTCGGGAAGAAGACCACGCTCACGACGGGCGGCACGACCGAGGTCGAGGTGCCCGGCGTCGGGGTCGTCACCCTCGACCTGTCCCGTACCGGCACGACCTCGCGCACTGCCGCGGCCACGGCGCTCGAACTCAAGGTCTCCGTCAACCCGTTGAAGCTCAACGTCGCCGAGGTCGACGGCACGCTGACGCTCGCGGAGGCGACCTGCGAGACCCCGTCGGGCGAGCCCGTCGACGAACCGCCCGCCACGACGGCGCCCGACGTCAGGCCCCAGACCGGCGCGGAAGCGGAGAGGCCGCCCGCGACGGACGGCCTGGCGGCGACGGGCGGGGATGCGTCGATTCCGTGGTTCGCGGTGGGCTCGGTGGTTCTCCTCGCGGTCGGCGGCGGCGCGGTCGTCCTGGCCCGCCGCCGCGCGTAG
- a CDS encoding sirohydrochlorin chelatase codes for MTSPPALLIAADGVRNDAGAAALLDLVEHLGSRHPGIPVAAGLLGSGRWPVEEAVGELVAAGTDRLAAVPLSLVPDRWSEGALSTALDAVREEQPGLTVSLSRALGPDPVVLALLERRLDEALGGGARSPRDRADVTVLLVAPGSADPQANAEVHRAARLLWEGRGYAGVETAFVSTAAPDVPTGLDRCVRLGARRIVVLPYALFEGGPVERALLHTEGWAEAHPDTEVRSAGVIGAAEELADLVVERYREAVASPVPAPAGRP; via the coding sequence GTGACTTCCCCGCCCGCCCTGCTCATCGCCGCGGACGGCGTCCGGAACGACGCCGGAGCCGCGGCACTGCTGGACCTCGTGGAACACCTGGGCAGCCGCCATCCCGGAATCCCCGTCGCGGCCGGCCTCCTCGGCTCCGGCCGGTGGCCGGTCGAAGAGGCCGTCGGCGAACTCGTGGCCGCGGGGACCGACCGGCTGGCCGCCGTCCCCCTCTCGCTGGTACCGGACCGGTGGAGCGAGGGCGCCCTGTCCACGGCGCTGGACGCGGTCCGCGAGGAACAGCCGGGGCTCACGGTGTCCCTGAGCCGCGCCCTCGGCCCCGACCCGGTGGTGCTCGCGCTGCTGGAGCGGCGGCTCGACGAGGCGCTGGGCGGCGGTGCGCGCTCGCCGCGGGACCGCGCCGACGTGACGGTGCTGCTGGTCGCGCCGGGCTCGGCCGACCCGCAGGCCAACGCCGAGGTGCACCGGGCGGCGCGGCTGCTCTGGGAGGGCCGGGGGTACGCCGGGGTGGAGACTGCGTTCGTCTCGACGGCCGCGCCCGACGTGCCGACGGGGCTCGACCGCTGCGTACGGCTCGGGGCACGCCGGATCGTGGTGCTCCCGTACGCCCTGTTCGAGGGCGGCCCGGTCGAACGGGCCCTGCTGCACACCGAGGGCTGGGCCGAGGCGCACCCGGACACGGAGGTGCGGTCGGCCGGAGTGATCGGCGCTGCCGAGGAGTTGGCCGATCTGGTCGTCGAACGCTACCGGGAGGCCGTGGCCTCGCCGGTCCCGGCTCCCGCGGGACGCCCGTGA
- a CDS encoding cobalamin biosynthesis protein codes for MTGRAGRFVVGVGARRGASADEVLALVREALREARAPAGSVVAVATVTAKAREPGIAAAAAALGVPLRTYAAAELARVPVPNPSAAAVAVGTPSVAEAAALADGGELVVGKRKSGGRGRPGAVTCAIVRLADTSSPGPVPPCVEPVAPDMISDVNDGGPVGRHRRHRHHRKENL; via the coding sequence ATGACCGGCCGCGCGGGCCGGTTCGTCGTCGGTGTCGGGGCACGCAGGGGCGCGTCCGCGGACGAGGTGCTCGCTCTCGTCCGGGAGGCGCTGCGGGAGGCGCGGGCTCCGGCGGGTTCCGTCGTGGCGGTCGCGACGGTGACGGCCAAGGCGCGCGAACCGGGCATCGCGGCCGCGGCGGCCGCGCTCGGCGTCCCGTTGCGGACGTACGCCGCCGCGGAGCTCGCCCGGGTACCGGTGCCGAACCCGTCCGCGGCGGCGGTCGCGGTGGGCACCCCTTCGGTGGCGGAGGCCGCGGCCCTCGCGGACGGGGGAGAACTCGTGGTGGGCAAACGGAAATCCGGAGGTCGGGGGCGACCCGGCGCGGTGACCTGTGCCATCGTGCGGCTTGCGGATACTTCGAGTCCGGGTCCGGTCCCGCCGTGCGTGGAACCGGTGGCGCCGGACATGATCTCGGACGTGAACGACGGCGGACCGGTCGGCCGGCACCGGCGGCATCGCCACCACCGCAAGGAGAACCTGTGA
- a CDS encoding ZIP family metal transporter translates to MAVFVALGAFLMTLFGGWAAQRVTDRRHLVLGLAGGLMLGVAGLDLLPEAMAAAGEEVFGVPRAVLLFVGGFLLAHVVERLLAGRQAAHGAYNGGRRAHDHRVPQVGMTAAASMVLHSLMDGIAIGAAFQAGGGMGLTVALAVITHDFADGFNTYTVTSLYGNERRKAVAMLFAAALAPVVGAASTLLFTMPPEALGSYLGFFGGALLYLAAAEILPEAHHAHPARSTLLCTVSGAAFIWLVTGLAE, encoded by the coding sequence ATGGCGGTGTTCGTCGCGCTCGGCGCGTTCCTGATGACGCTGTTCGGCGGCTGGGCGGCGCAGCGCGTCACCGACCGACGGCACCTCGTGCTCGGCCTCGCCGGGGGGTTGATGCTGGGTGTCGCCGGACTCGATCTGCTGCCGGAGGCGATGGCGGCCGCGGGCGAGGAGGTCTTCGGCGTACCGCGGGCCGTGCTGCTGTTCGTCGGCGGCTTTCTGCTGGCCCACGTGGTGGAGCGGTTGCTCGCCGGCCGGCAGGCCGCGCACGGGGCGTACAACGGCGGCCGGCGCGCCCACGACCACCGCGTACCGCAGGTCGGCATGACCGCCGCCGCCTCCATGGTGCTGCACAGCCTGATGGACGGCATCGCCATCGGCGCGGCCTTCCAGGCGGGCGGTGGGATGGGGCTCACCGTCGCGCTCGCGGTCATCACCCACGACTTCGCCGACGGGTTCAACACGTACACCGTCACCAGCCTGTACGGGAACGAGCGCCGCAAGGCCGTCGCCATGCTCTTCGCCGCTGCCCTCGCCCCGGTGGTCGGCGCGGCCTCGACCCTGCTGTTCACCATGCCGCCCGAGGCGCTCGGCAGCTATCTCGGCTTCTTCGGCGGCGCGTTGCTCTATCTCGCCGCCGCGGAGATCCTCCCGGAGGCCCACCACGCGCACCCGGCCCGGTCGACCCTGCTGTGCACGGTCTCGGGCGCGGCGTTCATCTGGCTGGTGACGGGCCTGGCGGAGTGA
- a CDS encoding cobyrinate a,c-diamide synthase, with amino-acid sequence MVARLVVAAPASGSGKTTVATGLMAAFTAAGLAVSPHKVGPDYIDPGYHALATGRPGRNLDAYMCGTELVAPLFSHGAHGCDLAVVEGVMGLYDGAAGAGELASTAQVAKLLGAPVVLVVDASSQSRSVAALVHGFASWDPGVRLGGVILNKVATDRHEALLREALEESGVPVLGVLRRAPAVATPSRHLGLVPVAERRSEAVDAVAAQAEQVRAGCDLEALLALARSAPPLTGGPWEPGTALGSPAVRARDRRPLVAVAGGAAFTFSYAEHTELLTAAGAEVVAFDPLHDEDLPAGTAGLVIGGGFPEVYAPELSANSRLRKAVAELARSGAPVAAECAGLLYLARSLDGRPMCGVLDADARMSDRLTLGYRDAVAVSDSVLAPAGTRMRGHEFHRTVTEPGAGADPAWGLRQPEPRVEGFVRGGVHASYVHTHWAGAPGAARRFAERCAAWDATA; translated from the coding sequence GTGGTAGCACGTCTGGTCGTCGCGGCCCCGGCCTCCGGCAGCGGCAAGACCACCGTCGCGACGGGTCTGATGGCGGCCTTCACGGCCGCCGGACTCGCCGTCTCCCCGCACAAGGTGGGTCCCGACTACATCGACCCCGGCTACCACGCGCTCGCCACCGGGCGACCGGGCCGCAACCTCGACGCGTACATGTGCGGCACGGAGCTGGTCGCCCCGCTGTTCTCGCACGGCGCGCACGGCTGCGACCTGGCCGTCGTCGAGGGCGTGATGGGGCTGTACGACGGGGCCGCGGGGGCCGGCGAGCTGGCCTCCACGGCCCAGGTCGCCAAGCTGCTCGGAGCGCCGGTGGTGCTGGTCGTCGACGCGTCCTCGCAGTCGCGGTCGGTGGCGGCGCTGGTGCACGGATTCGCGTCCTGGGACCCCGGGGTGCGGCTCGGCGGGGTGATCCTCAACAAGGTCGCCACCGATCGCCACGAGGCCCTGCTGCGGGAGGCCCTGGAGGAGTCCGGGGTGCCGGTGCTCGGTGTGCTGCGCCGGGCGCCCGCGGTGGCGACGCCGTCGCGGCACCTGGGACTCGTGCCGGTCGCCGAGCGGCGGAGCGAGGCGGTCGACGCGGTCGCGGCGCAGGCCGAGCAGGTACGCGCGGGCTGCGACCTGGAAGCGCTGCTGGCCCTGGCGCGCAGCGCGCCGCCGCTCACCGGGGGCCCCTGGGAGCCCGGGACGGCACTGGGTTCCCCCGCGGTCCGGGCGCGGGACCGGCGGCCCCTCGTCGCCGTGGCCGGGGGCGCCGCGTTCACCTTCTCGTACGCCGAGCACACGGAGCTGCTGACGGCTGCCGGCGCGGAGGTCGTCGCCTTCGACCCGCTGCACGACGAGGATCTGCCCGCCGGGACGGCCGGCCTGGTCATCGGCGGCGGCTTCCCCGAGGTGTACGCGCCGGAGCTGTCCGCCAACTCCCGTCTGCGCAAGGCGGTAGCGGAGCTGGCCCGCTCGGGGGCGCCCGTCGCCGCCGAGTGCGCCGGGCTGCTGTACCTCGCGCGCTCCCTGGACGGCCGGCCCATGTGCGGGGTGCTGGACGCCGACGCGCGGATGTCGGACCGGCTGACACTGGGCTACCGGGACGCCGTGGCGGTGAGCGACAGCGTCCTGGCCCCGGCAGGGACCCGGATGCGCGGCCACGAGTTCCACCGCACCGTCACGGAGCCGGGCGCGGGGGCGGATCCGGCCTGGGGGCTCCGGCAGCCGGAGCCCCGGGTGGAGGGCTTCGTCCGGGGCGGGGTGCACGCGAGCTATGTGCACACGCACTGGGCGGGCGCGCCGGGCGCGGCACGGCGGTTCGCGGAGAGGTGCGCGGCGTGGGACGCGACGGCATAG
- the cobO gene encoding cob(I)yrinic acid a,c-diamide adenosyltransferase: MPQGKPDVVPDDGLTTRQRRNRPLVMVHTGIGKGKSTAAFGMALRAWNQGWPVGVFQFVKSAKWKVGEENALKVLGASGEGGTVHWHKMGEGWSWIQRPTAEGEQSHEDKAREGWEQVKRDLAAGTYKFYVLDEFAYLLHWGWIDTAEVIEVLRDRPGTQHVVITGRNAPRELQEFADLVTDMSKVRHPMDAGQKGQRGIEW, translated from the coding sequence GTGCCGCAGGGAAAGCCGGACGTGGTTCCGGACGACGGTCTCACCACCCGCCAGCGCCGCAACCGACCGCTGGTGATGGTGCACACGGGAATCGGCAAGGGGAAGTCCACGGCCGCCTTCGGGATGGCGCTGCGCGCCTGGAACCAGGGCTGGCCGGTCGGGGTGTTCCAGTTCGTCAAGTCGGCGAAGTGGAAGGTCGGCGAGGAGAACGCCCTCAAGGTCCTCGGCGCGAGCGGCGAGGGCGGCACCGTCCACTGGCACAAGATGGGCGAGGGCTGGTCCTGGATCCAGCGCCCGACGGCCGAGGGCGAGCAGTCCCACGAGGACAAGGCGCGCGAGGGCTGGGAGCAGGTGAAGCGCGATCTGGCCGCCGGGACGTACAAGTTCTACGTGCTCGACGAGTTCGCGTATCTGCTGCACTGGGGCTGGATCGACACGGCCGAGGTGATCGAGGTGCTGCGCGACCGGCCCGGCACCCAGCACGTCGTGATCACCGGCCGCAACGCCCCGCGGGAGCTGCAGGAGTTCGCCGACCTCGTGACCGACATGTCCAAGGTCAGGCATCCGATGGACGCGGGCCAGAAGGGCCAGCGGGGCATCGAGTGGTAG